The window tgcattgattGTGTAAGCTGTTATATATTCTAGCTAGTAACCTTAATAGCTGCTAATAGCTCTAGTGTTTTATagctcaaaaaaacaaaaacgctAATGTGACTTTGTTTCTGTTAAGGGAAAGGCGTGCAAGGAGACATGTCCCAGGCAGTGTTCAAGCCTAACAGACCAAAGAAAACTCCAGCTCTTCACAGAGTTTTATGCTGTCTCTTATGAGAGGCAGCAGGCTATCATTCTCTCTGGTTTGGAGCAGGTATGCTAACTTAAGCAATTCATGACCATATCATGTCAACAGTATGCAATGCATTACAATGTAGGCCCATGAAATAACCAGTGAATTGAATACTACTGTATACCTTCAATTCACTAAGACTGCACATGTACCTGATCACTGATCATCCCAATATGTCTTTTTACTTCTAGCACAAGGTGAGTCGCAGACGACCACGTGGGCCCGACACTGAGAATACTAAGAGGAAGTACACCTTCAAGTACCATGTGCAACAAGGAGGCCAAAGACTTGCTGTTTGTAAGCTCACATTTATGTCAGTCTTTCAACTGACCAACAGTCGCCTACAGGCAAGTTTTATACAGCCTAGCTTTTTCCGTTTGTTAACTTTTTATTACATGCATGATTTTAATTAGATACATTGTCcataacatatttatttaaagttactTATCTTTGAATAGGTTATTCAAGAAAAGTTAGGCAGTCAGTCTGAGGGAACAGAGCAGGTAGTCAGGTCTCCATTAGAGGACTTCAGAGGAAAACATAAgaacaggtaaaaaaaaaaaaaaaatcttgaaggACCTCATGCTCTCGTCCTGTTAGTTTTTAAAGCTGCACCAATGTCAGCATCAGTTGCCCTACAACATTCCCTGATCTAATGGTGCACTGGACGCTGGCATTATAGGGCGTCGGGTGCCTTGCCAccctatagaccttatgtagccccgccccttttcagcgctgcgctcgttgtcttttgacttccggtttgtatttccacagtgatcttacgtatttatgaatgaactgctcatttaaaATCTTCcaggtctactgacatttgtttagacatctgctttaaacataacaatgctcatgataactttcattaactctacaacaggtaaatTCACTtcaccaactaattattcttcaacagcgaaTGCCATAGAAATAAACAGGGCTACcacaaaaacggaagttcaaagacaatattctaaagatggcggcgcgcatgtttctctggtaaataaggtctataacGCCAGCATGCACAAACTGTAATGGTTAGGATTCAGCTCACTGTTGTTGCCCAGTCAGGAAACATATTTTTGCACTTTGAGATCGATATCAGAGGTAAAGTGCTATGCAAATGTAATGTATGATCCCGGGATTTCGAGATCGGCCAAAATGTCCGGGATTCGGCTTTTGCGTTCTACAGTTGCCATTCATTGTGTTTACTGTGGCGAGCAGGACGAGACTGAGGGCCGCTGgagaacggcgcgaggccggtggcgtgATTACTGATGAGCGACACCTGTGAGACGCACCGGCCTCgtatctctcacggaggagcggGAATTTTCTTAGCAATGCTAAAACGCACACATCAATCGATCACATGTTTAGCGTTCATGTAAACACTACATTCAGATTCACCAATCAGAATGAATTCAGTTAGATTGAAACAACAGGTGTGCATGTAAacaatgacgatttttgcgtcatcggaggatTTTTTCCAgacaaaaaatacataaatctctcatctcagGGGGATATGAGGGAGGAAAGCatggtaattcgaaaatactactggttttctactaatacaaagcttaatgctaaatcctgaagtatccctttaatgatTGTTTGTGAAAAACAAAATCCTATAGTTTAGAGAAAAGTTtacaattatattaaattttattgTCACAGAAACAATGCAATTGTGCAAAACAGACCAGCATAGTTTATTATATTTCCCTTGTTCATGAGttgtgttgtttattttttaggCCTCATAGCATTCATCCTGCAGTGAGAGAGGGGATAAGAGAGCACATCCTGAGCTTCCCACGCCAACCGAACCACTACTCACGGATGAAGGGAGATGTGGAGAGGGAGTACCTGAGCCCTGATTTAAACCTGCTCCGCATGTTCCGCCTGTACAAGGAAAACAATCCAGCATCCACTGCAAAGTTCTGGCTCTATAGGGACATCTTCAAGCAGCAAAACCTCAGTTTTGGGCAGCCAAGAAGTGATACTTGTGCAAAATGTGACGCCCTGTTCTTTAAATTAGTAGCTGCTACAACAGATGGAGAAAGGTTGAAGATCACAGCCGAGAGTGAGCTTCACCACCGGAAAGCCGAAAAAGCGTACACCCAGTTGCAGGCTGACACAGAGTGGGCCAAAGCCAATGATGACTGCCATGTCATTTGTATCGACATGCAGGGGGTAGTGTTCACGCCAAACCTGACACACTCCAACGTGTACTATCAACGGCAGCTGGCCAACTACAACCTCTGTATCCAGGAGATGGGCACTGACAAACCTCCTACAATGTGCCTCTGGCATGAGGGCATCGCTCACAGAGGTTCCATCGAGGTGGCAAGCTGTCTTTTGAAGTGGGCAGAAACATCTTTCGCTCCCCTAGTCCAGGCAAAGGAACGGAAGCTCATCATCTATAGTGACCGATGCTGTGGGCAGAACAACAACTGGCGAGTCCTAAACCTCATGGCCCTACTCGTATCTAGAGGGTACTTCAGTCAGATAGAGCAGAAGTTCATGGTGTCTGGTCACTCCTTCCTTCCCTGTGACCGTTCATTTGCCACGCTGGACAAGAGGCGTAAGGTGTCCACACTCCACACCCCCAGCGATGTCGCCGAGATGATCCGTGGAGCCAGGCAGCTGCATCCATTTAAAGTAATTGAGATGAAATGTGCGGACTTCAGGCAGCTCCCTGATGCAACATTAAAGCATCCACCTGGCTTCCTAATCACATCCATGATGTGGTTGAAAGTGACAGGTAAAAAACTAAAGAACTAAagaactagactaaaactaaactgGTTTTCTGAGATTAACAGTGTTGGGGATATGTGCGTGAAGGAACAATCTTTATTGAATTTCTTGTTGAATCATGATTTCAGCTACTGATCCATGGTGTGTCCACACAAAAGGGAGCCACAGCCTCTACGAGGGATGGAAGCATTGGCTGATCACCAAACAGAGGAAGAATCAACCACCTCCAGCTCCCTTGTTCTCCACCACGTATGCTCGTGCTTACGAGGACCCTCTGCCCATCAAGAAGGAGAAGCACCGTGACCTTATGAAAATGCTAGCCTACATGCCAGCGGAGGCCCAAGCATTTTATGGGACATTAGAATGTGAAGAGTAGCCTGGTATGTGTAGGTCATGTGCAGGGTAAGGTGGGATATATTGTGTATATTGTGTGAAATTAATCATAAAAGTAGTTGTAGCTTATCTTGTATGCCTTATCTTATGTTGTATAATAGGAATATAtaggtatttattttattttatttagaaccAAAAAAAGGAAGACGTATATGGTAAACTAGCATATGGAACCAGCATGGAATGAAGATGATGTATGTCTGTATTGTAAATATGTATTGTTTAccattattactgtttattGTTTGTATGTATTGTTTATTGTAAGTATGTACGGTTTGTTTGTACTGACGTTTATTTTCTGTACTATAAGTAGGCCtatgtattgttcattgttcgtACCGTATTGTCCGCGTTTTTGTTCTGTGATTTACGTtggcaaaaaataaaagaaattgaaagaaagaaatgcttaatattttctttAAGGTTCTGTTACTGTATTAAAACTAAGATAAAGGAATCAAATCTCCAGTGGTTTAAATTGATATGATTAATTGGACTTATACTGTTATTCCACATTAACTGGACATATACTGTTCTTCCACATACCAGAAATGTAAATTACtctaactttttatttttaagattgaTACTAAAAAATCCTATCTCATTAGAATTGGGAAGCTTTTGTTGTCTAtcttcaagtaaaaaaaaaaaaagtaatataatattcagagtccaaattaaaaaaaaatgtattattcaaaaattgaaaatatggACTTATATGGTTCTTCGTCTCAAGCCctcaattaattaatattttatattaatatgtatGTAGCCtaggctacatataaaggtaagtctgctttaaaaaaaaaaaaaaaaaaattatatatatatattacacttcGACATGTACAGAATGTGCGCGTTAAGAAACACGTTCAAATTTGTCGTCTTAACATGATAAAACTGTGCGTCTTTACATGCACTAAAGTAACGCGACGACAACTGACGCCTTAACACGACCAGAATGTGCATGTTGACACGTCAAAAAGAAACACGTAAAAAATTGCCGCGTTAACGCGAACAAACAGTGCGTGTTGACACGGTCAAAAGTCACGCGTTTCGTTTAAAGACATTTGGCCCCGATCGCGTTCCATAgtttctcaattccaagaaCGCAGAGAACGGACTTGCGTTCTCGTGGAGTCCGGTCTTGCCAGGCGACCTTGAAAGAACGAACTCGGACGCGAGGCATTATTTGAGATGTGCTGCGATCTTGCTGCTCAACTGACCGTCTCAGCATCTTATAAGTGGCTcatgcacaataaatacaacataacatcacaaacaaatgtcataacatattaaaagatttctttcatattattatagacattgttttcatataattgtatatgtttttatttcaacgcgtgtatttatgaaaatgagtagCATTGTGTTACCTATGCTTTGTCAatgttaagattattttttatatgccaataaaaatactgcaggctttcttcagtttatcactttattaaaattaagcaaaacaaaCGGTTTACTTTCACGAGCCGTCACGTATTTGCGAGCTTGTAACGTTAGCTGGAATCTCACGAGAACTTTAAAGCTTACAGGGTTCCGTACGTCGACCGCCGCAGCGTCTTCTGGGATTTTTAACGGTTCGATTCTCTCAAGTTTGCattcgatgcatcctcgatatcaagaacacatccgggtaCTTTCATGCGTCCTCTGTTCTTGCGTTCTTGAGTAATGGAACGAACTTCGACGGTTGATGATGACGTAGAGCAAGAACACAAGGACGCAAGATCGCTGAagaacgcatattgagaaacagccAGGCCTGGACTGGTAATCTGGCATACCGGGCAAATGCCCGGTGGGCCGACGCACTTGAGGGCGGGGCCGCTatatgatttgattttttttaataaacataaaattggccAACGACCGGCCCATAAAGCAGGGACAGCGGCCCATTGGTTCATTTTCCATACTGACACTGGGCTGGCCCAATCACATCTCTTAACAGACTCCACCCCGTCCCCTCTGTTTCGCCAGAACATCTGTGGATTAGGAGGATGGAGAAACAAAAGCGCAAGTGCAAGGGGGGTGCGGAGAAGTTGCGGGCAAAAAATTTTAGAGGTTGATGCCTCAACGTGCAAAAATTACTGGCATGTTTAGTGCGGTTACTGTAGCTTCAGTTTCCAAACCTACAGTACCTGACGTGCAAAAACAGGTGAACATAGAAGAACATGGAGGAGACACCTGTAAGGCAGAGGAGCAGCAGGTGTCTGACAGTGAAGCCAATGAGGGACAGAGTAAGCAGGAGAGTATAATAGAAACGGTAAGCAGGGTAGTTACATGATTAACAGCGAGGGACTCATGATGCGACGACGACGATGATGatgtttaaatgaatgaatattataaGACAACATAATCGTCGTcgttattataaagtcagactgtcACCTACTGCACTGGTCAGCTAAAGTCAAATAGCACAGCAAAAGTTATTTTGCACTGTTTTTTGTAGTTAGCAGTGCCCTTGTAGCTATCAGAGTTCACTTATGCAGTAACGGCCCTTCTCATAGAAAAACCTGAAATGATGCaatttgatttttcaaaaaaaaataaaaaattcaggttattattataatgtaatattactgatgatgtgtttatttcACAACGAGACTATAGGTGTCTATTT of the Megalobrama amblycephala isolate DHTTF-2021 linkage group LG24, ASM1881202v1, whole genome shotgun sequence genome contains:
- the LOC125260703 gene encoding uncharacterized protein LOC125260703 yields the protein METPVAFMSAADINRQNVGKKRRANMNEWKDRARKSLRDAGKPYVNRRGEQKRGKSPPKEGKACKETCPRQCSSLTDQRKLQLFTEFYAVSYERQQAIILSGLEQHKVSRRRPRGPDTENTKRKYTFKYHVQQGGQRLAVCKLTFMSVFQLTNSRLQVIQEKLGSQSEGTEQVVRSPLEDFRGKHKNRTRLRAAGERREAGGVITDERHL
- the LOC125260671 gene encoding uncharacterized protein LOC125260671 — protein: MKGDVEREYLSPDLNLLRMFRLYKENNPASTAKFWLYRDIFKQQNLSFGQPRSDTCAKCDALFFKLVAATTDGERLKITAESELHHRKAEKAYTQLQADTEWAKANDDCHVICIDMQGVVFTPNLTHSNVYYQRQLANYNLCIQEMGTDKPPTMCLWHEGIAHRGSIEVASCLLKWAETSFAPLVQAKERKLIIYSDRCCGQNNNWRVLNLMALLVSRGYFSQIEQKFMVSGHSFLPCDRSFATLDKRRKVSTLHTPSDVAEMIRGARQLHPFKVIEMKCADFRQLPDATLKHPPGFLITSMMWLKVTATDPWCVHTKGSHSLYEGWKHWLITKQRKNQPPPAPLFSTTYARAYEDPLPIKKEKHRDLMKMLAYMPAEAQAFYGTLECEE